In the genome of Populus nigra chromosome 19, ddPopNigr1.1, whole genome shotgun sequence, the window CAGTTGGTCCCCCGTTACTTGGGACTTGCCATGATTGGTTGTCTTCTATGGATAAGTTACCAGACAAGGCAGTATCCTTTGCAATTAAAAGCTTTTTGAAAGATATGAAGGCTTTGTGGGCTCAGCAAGGGGAGGAACAGCTACAGAAGAGGAAAGTTGACAGTCTAGCAAGAGAACTCGACAGAAGAACCACGTCATTCCAGAAGGTAGAGACCAGGTTTCTTGAATCTGAACTTATAGAATATAAACCTGAGCCAGATGCAGAAAACCGGCGCGAACACTTGACAGAGAAGAAAGATCAGTTGGACATGTTTAGGAAGAAGCTGGATGTAGAGAAGGAAAAACACCACAACTACGTGAAAGAAACACAAAGGATCACACTAAGTGGGTTTCAGATAGGATTTTCGAGAGTTTTTGAGTCCTTAACTGAATTCTCTATGGCTTCTATGAAGATGTACAATGATCTTGCAAATCATAGCGAGAACACTGCTGGTAAAGTGGAGAAGCAATCTTTCCTAGAAGGCTCCCCTGTCGAAGAAAATGGCAGCGGGTGACTGAGAAGGCCTGAAATGAGCCTTGATTATCTCCCGTTTCATGGATGGTTTGTATATTATACTGTCGAAGCAGCTCGCTGAGACAGTTTAAAGTTCTATTTTACAAGGCATTTGTAGCAATtaatccttgatttttttattgtcgatTGGTATTGTATTGCCCACGTTTTTGTAGAAAGACCTGTAAAGAAGACCTGTAAAAATTTTCTAGTCTATTGCATCTTTCTTGACATGAGCAAGAAGTGCAGAGAGGGAAAATTCTAAGTGGGAGGTCATTGTAAGTAGTTAAAGTTCGGTGTGGACCAgagaaattttagatttttggtGATAGATTGCTCTCTCGCTAGGCTCTGTTTAATTGTCCGGTTTTTAAGCTTTTAGCCCCGGTGATGATGCACATAGATCAGCGTTTGCAAATGAAATGACTGAAGCATGAGAAATTTTTATCCAAATTATTAGTAGCATCTTGCGACAGGCAACACCACTGACAGATGCATTAGTTcgagcaggaaaaaaaaaaggtaaaaaagcaGCCATTTAGCCTTCTTTGGGGACATGAGCATCATTTACACTGCTGAAGCACAGCAGCCAAGGGAAGGCAGGTCCAGTGCTTTTCAGGACCTGTTCTGTATTCTTTGCTTTTTGGTTAGCCATAGGCAACCATGATATACTCATCTCTCAATCTTTCGAAGCCAGAGAGCCAATTTAGCAATACCCATCTTCTAGGCCTGCCATCTATCACATTGACCATGAGTGAAGGGTTATTTCCATAGCTGAGTCCAAGGATGATGTTGATGCCGATTCAGATTCACTCAAAACTCAGAATGCTGCTGAATATATAATGGATGCACTGAAGGATCCAGCAGCTTTAATATCAGGGCTCTTGTCCAGGTGTGGTTAGCCATAGGCAACCATGATACTCATCTCTCAATCTTTCAAAGCCAAAGAGAGCCAATTTAGCAATACCCATATTCTATCGTCTACCATTCATCACATTGATCATGAGTGAAGGGTTATTTCCATAGCAGAGTCCAACTTGAGTCCGTGgatgatgttgatgttgatgtcgATTCAGATTCACTCAAAACTCAGAATGCTGCTTAATATGTAATAGATGCACTGAAATATCCAGCAGCTTTAATATCAGGGCTCTTGTCCAGATGTTGGGAACGTGAGTCCAGCTGAGGCATTCGCTCCAGGAATAAGTGTTCGGACAGGAAACTTCATGGGACCTAGCAAAGTTGCGTTTGGGACTCCAGCCAACCGCGTGGATAGCCGCAGTCCCAAACGAAGGAAGCATGAGATTTTATCAAATACCCTGGAAATGGAAGTACGTATAAATTATAAACCGCATGGGGCAAGAGCAACTTTATGTTCTTTTTTGGGCTTTAAGGTGCAGTTTTCTTGGACCAACCCTATCACTTTAGATATTTCCTGAAGGGGTGCTGGCCCTGTTGGGATCCAGCACTCAAACCGTTGCTGCAGGTTAAAGAtgaaactaaaatgaaaaggaatgcAATTGCTACTATCAAATTCTAACTAGAATGAAGATACACTAACTGTCAAATGCGACCTGGCCTGGGCATCCATTTATAAGGTCAAGAACATCAGTGTGGAATCACCAGAGATAATGTCAACCCATCAACATCAGGCCAAACATGATAGAGTGAACATGATTTGTGCTCAAGTTGGATATAGGCAAATCATATTGGACATCAAATTTCAGCTTTTCCAGCAAGAATTAACAAAGGGCAACAGTCCCTCAAGGATTGTAattgttaaatattaaatagcCGTGTAGATCATTGTAATTGTCAAGCAAATTCCAAGTCAACTGAAGTGTCGCTACATTCTATTTGCTAGTTTTGTACAACAATCAACAAAAAAGCTCGGTATGCTCGTGCAATTAAATAATTACAAGTTTTACAAATTGATTGCAATTTCAATCACCTCTTAACCCTACCTAAGGTACAAGGAGACCAAGAATTGCGAGAAAAGTATGAATTCGCTAACTACAGCTGCTGGGGAGTGTAAGCCAAGAAGTGGGACCACGTCCACCTGCAACAAATTCTCAACTGCTGAACCCACCACTGCACCAGCCGCAAGCCCCCCTATGGTTATTACAGTGGCTTTCCCTGCAAAGATGACCAGCAACAGTCTTAGATGCTCTTTTTGCTCCTCTCAGACAGTTGAAATTCTCCTAATGTATAAATAACGTGTGGTCTTTATTTACAACAAGTCATTGATTCACAGAAActctaaacaaaaaattcaatttcccTCGAGACGAGGTTTCCATTCTCACATGGTATGCCCTGGTAACCCATATTGGTAACATCCTAGAATGTTACACCCGCATTTTTCCAGAGCAACCCCCAACCCACCCCCAGAGGCACgccaaaacacacacacacacacacacacacacacacacacacacacactttgtTCTTATCTCCAACCATTATTATGAAGTTACGATGAACAATCAGCATGGTGAAGCGATTGGAAGCTTTTCATCATCCACAAAACCAActgtaaaattttattataccCTGAATAAAATGATCCGATTCAAGTAAATAGAACTTTAGGCCAAATTCCTTGAAATTTGATGAAACATAAAAAGGAAAGATCCTTACCTAATTTCACATTCTTTTTGGTCATGAAGTATAAGGAAGCACCAAAACTTGTAGCTAATAACAGCCCAGGAACATCAGCCCCAGCATAAGGTGCCACAGAAGGTGTGGAAGTGCCATTAACATAAGTTAAAACCATCAAAGCTCCATATACTCCTGCTTGTAAGCTTAACTCTCCAGTTGATGGCATTTCCACGGAAACAGGGGTCTTCTTGATTGTAGTCTGCAGCCATTGTGGCATTGATCCCATCCCAGGGCCATTTACAGGTTTAACATCAGCATAACGGATGTTACTACTTGCAACTTTTCCTGCTCGGCGCTGAGTCAAGCTCCGCATAAGCAGCATATCATACGCAGTTTCAACctaaaaatcacaatttaacTACAttcatgagaaaataaaaatgatctaaaacacAATGATACAAAATCTTATTCCAGCTCAATAAATGCTTGTGACAGAAAGTAAATGTCAAAAAATTAGACCATATCTGTGTCAATTTAGTGACCACTACATAGGTACCTGAGTTACGCTGCAAGCTGCACAAAAAAgtttttgaactaaaaaaatggTTCACCCGAATTTCATGGCCTAACCCGTAAAAAGAattctgaaagaaaaaaaagaatgtgtaccacaacaaaaaaaaaatctaagatgacaattttatttttaaaatactgagATGGTTACATGTTGGATCAATTCGGGTTTCGCAGCCTAACCCTTTAAACCCATGACTTGGATCATGAACTctaatgtgtttaattttttttagattaactcttatttaattaataattagtgAGCTGGGTGATGAACTTAACTTGTTTTAATaacattattctttttaaaactattttttgtttaactaaattaaaaataaaataaaaagtagtttgcAAATCTAAACACCAACTAAATACCAAGGCGTTTATTTTaaaccatgataatttatttttaaaatactgagATGGTTACATGTTGGATCAATTCAGGTTTCGCAGCCTAACCCTTTAAACCCATGACTTGGATCATGAACTCTaacgtgtttaattttttttagattaactcttatttaattaataattagtgAGCTGGGTGATGAACTTAACTTGTTTTAATAACATTGttctttttaaaactattttttgtttaactaaatggaaaaaaaaaaaagtagtttgcAAATCTAAGCACCAACTAAATACCAAGGTGTTTATTTTAAACCATGATAAACCcacaaatatcaaataaaagcaaattacatagaaaaattcaaaacaaataaaatgtttaaggatgaaactagaaaaacaaatcagcaagaaaaattaatacaaatgaacaaaaacaaattaaaaataaaaagctcatGGGCGTAGGTCTGGGCCAGCCCACACACCTAGGcctgtttataattttttttctatttttgggggtggtttttctaaaaacaattgcAGGCATTGCCTGCTATAAGAGTGAGGTGGCTAGAAAATTGACAACAGCCACCTAAGGGTAAAAAACCCATTTTCACCaattttttcaaccaaaaacaaGTAAGAAACATCATAGGGACTTCCAAATACCCACTCTTGGTATTAAATCACCACTTAAtcggttaaaaaaacaaaaaaatcaacccaattcaaataaaatcccAAAGCCCAATCTAATTTTTTGGGAAAgataaatgaaaaggaagacCTAAATGATACTCTCGTCAAATGAAACTCATTGACATCAAGAACAATGTATTTCACCACCCAAAAGCGTCTGTTTTTAAACTTATTCTCTTCTTCACCGTAATCTGGCCACTCTCCTCTCCCTCTTCTCTCTTAGCTCAAGGaacaaaatgagaagaaaaggaagtttCGGACCAAGAtgtaaaaaaactcataaaagaGGGATAGAAtcgaaacaaaattgaaaaaaaaaacttcaaggatGAAAATTGCAAAAAACACATCTCGGctaaagtaacaaaaaaaagagcaaaatcctgaacgttttatttttctttgtaattctaGTTCTAACGTAATCATTTCATAACGACACCACAAACTTATAGCACAATGAAGAACTGTAGCAAGACAGGTCAGTATAAATGCAGAAACTTAAATTGAAAAGGGTAGAAAACAGGGAAACTCAACTAAGCTTCAAGCAGAAGTTCATAAATAACACAAGTGAAATAAACCTTAAACCAGTCAAGGATCTTGAAATAATCGCTAGAAAATGGCAAAAAAGGCCCCAAAACACCACAACTGAAAATTACATGCCATAAATTCTACCAAGATCATTATCTCAAGATTCAAGaacctctaaaaaaaaactaagcaacagcaattaaaaatcaatgcaGGCCAGCAACTTGATGACCGAGATTTGTACACCCCATTTATCATGTACCTCCACTAAACTCACTAATCACTCTATACAATGAACTTAGAGCTATGGTACCTTTCACAATTCTAAGTTCTAACCATACACTGGCTGTGCATCTAATGGCATACTGGCTTCCAGTTacttttaaaactcaaaaaaaataaaattgaaattctaATGGGCATGATGATACGAAATCCAATCCACTATAAGCTAAATTTAACACCAGCGCAATAATTAATCCAGCTCTGACACCAAACCCAGAAACAAATTTTCAACCCTTATAAGCTAAACCTCACATTTCACAAAAACCCATCATTAATAACCACCCAAAACACAATAAATACACTTCAAAACAAAAcccattaataaaattaaaatctttaactAAACACTTCTTTCTACACGAAATTCGAAAATTCACAGTTAGCTAAAAAGAcacaaattttattgaaaaagaaaaggaaagatagAATAACCCAGTGTGCGTGAGGACATGTTTATCACCTGCGCAATAGCTTCCTGGTCATCTTTACAAGTagcaacaattaattttttggcGCGAAGTATTTCATCGAACGACGCGCCGTCTGGGACTCCAAGAAGCTTGAGTGCGCTCTCCACTGACATCTCAAACGGCGCCGAAGAATCATCGGCTCTTGATCCTGCTCTCACTAAATTACGCCTGTGTTGCACAATTACTCCCCTCCAAAAATACGGATCCTTTTttaatgatgattttatttgatttaagcTTGAGGGATTGTGAACCGGTGGTCGTGAGAAAGGTGAACCGGATGGAGAGAGACGGTTGGACCGGACCGAGAGAGTTGCAGCCATTTGTTCTTTTTGTGGACAAAATGGAAGACTGGTTTGGTTTCTTTCTGTGTTTaaagatagagaagagaagaagagtgAGGAAGCAAGCAACTGTTAATGAGTGAGAGAATTTTTGCAAGACTACAAATCAGTCCTCatatctaattaatttcaattggGTCTCTAAATCTTAAGAGTACAATCGCAACTATTCTTAAcatttctctaaaaataaagCACAACTATCAAATGTTACTTAGAgtttgttttgatataatttttaaattataaattttgatttgattcaaaattcaaaaattatttttcataataactcattaaaaaataagttaaaataactataaattaaaaatatatttggtaaaaataactatatatatatatatatttatttatatgtatgtatgtatgtatatttcaAGCTAGTATTGAAAACcctcttcaattaaaaaagaaaatataactaTGAATGATGGGAAATGAAATCATGacaataagtgtttttttttcaagaatcaattattgagttaaataataaaaattattggctGACACATAGTCTTATTCATTGCCACTTAGGATTAGGATTTTGTGCTTTGCtagtgaaaaaataacaatattgaaaaaatatattttataaatgaattttgCTAGTTTTAGAGTAAATtgatcaattttgaattttaaaaattacatagaAACTATATGTAAAACTGGGGGactgatttgtattttttccgAGATTGGATCTCTTTGGGTGTTTTGTGAGCGTTTATCTTTGCCTAGCAAAGACCATTTGATGGTTtgattattgataaaaaaaaaaaaaaagtaatgagggtCACTGAAGAAAGATATTTTGCCAGAGAGAGAATGGCTAATGTTTTGTATTCTTCTTTGACATTACTTGTTGGAGAACTGATGCCTCAAGTTAGCCTCTTTTGTTCTTACATGTCTCTGTTGAGACTgtaagaaggataaaaaaaaggataaaatcattAGTTTTGCTTCAGTGTCAAGTCACAAAAAGATGCTGGGACCAAAGCAGATGAATGGTGACTGGATTGAATAGTATCAAAGTTTTCACGAGTTTATAGAAGGCAAAACTCTATGCCAAAGACTCCTGCAAATTCCTCACCAGCCTTCTGAAGCCGAgatcatttcatcaataaaattctaatatcttgttaaataatcatcttaattgaaaattttaagttCTGTTTTGGTGAATAAACAACCATAATTGAGCTCATAGTGCTGAATATGGAGGAGAGATATTTTGCTCAGGGATTTGATGTTTCAGTTCTTGGAGATGGGTGTGATTTTGGTGATCCTGGTGATGTTGGTATCCATGGTACAACATGATTCCCTTTCTCTTATCTTTTCCTGTTTTGGAGTCGCTTGTTTCCATATTTTCATCCCTTTTCCGCTTAAACCATTACCTTATCCTGTTTTAACCGGAAATCGGGTTTTATACAGTGCCGGAGCGGAGTTTCAGAACATTTTAAACCTGTCTGCAAGTGATTTGGTCTCCACTGAGCTTCGGCTCGACAAGAAGGTATGTCCACGGATAATCCTATATGTCATTTCTCATTGGATCTTTCATTCAAATAGAGATAGGATAAGAAGAAATGAATAACATTTCACTGACCATCTAAAACCCAAAACTGATTTTCATTTGCAAGTatagtttattttcttgatttatttatcaatGCAGTGAAGCATTCAGGTATagagaaatttaaaatctagCATGTTTCTAAAGAAAATTGTAGCAAGCGTCACTTGACACATCTGtaaatattcatatttcaaGTGTGCCTTTAGGAAGTAATGCCCCTGCATCTTGAAGGGTCATCATGTCTCACCATTAATCACATTCATGCACCAGCACTACCTCTGATGACAGCAATGGTTTCGAATATAGCCCCATTTTGCTTGGAGTCTATACTTATGTGCGTAAATATCTAAGCCTTTCTTCTCCGACTCGTGTAAGCAGATCGGGATTCCATTTGCAAGGAATGCTCGTTCTTCATTCGATGATTCATCTGGGTGGAATTTCTTTGAATTGAACGAACTTTTCGGTCAGCATTAGAGAAGTCCTGAAACAACTGTAcaagctaatttttttagtaCTATTCTCTGGCAAAGTAAGCAAGCTTTAGCAAATTTCTTTCTGAGGTCATGTGCTCCTTTATTCTGATTACCATATGCAGTTTCAAACTATCATGGCAATGAGTTGCTACCTCTCAAAGGCGAATACATAGCTACAAAAGTGATGTCATATCTCTCCAAGTGCGTTAAGGACTTCGAGACAGCTCAGGTGACTAAGATGGAGATTGCCAGATTTCCAAAATCCTTGACTCGTTTCTTTCCGGGTAGCTTTCTAAGAGCTTTGCTGGGCTAATAACAGCATGTCTCACACTGGACACTGTTTGATAGGCCTTTTCTGCTTCATTTAGAATCAGCTGCAATCTTTGCTGCGTCAAGTACAAgctttccttctattttttatcGATCTTAGCCTACCTTCCTCTCGAAGGTTCATCCAAATACATGACGCGCGGATTTACACCTTCCCCGAACTTGCATTTTCATGGCCGGAGATTGGATTATAACGCGGCACGGATCATGGTCACAGGTATATATCACTTCGTTGATTAAATTGATTGCATAAGTGGGGATAAACAAAAGCAGAAGATTGATTGGATGTTTCTGCATATCAACTTACAACAGGAAAAATCTTATGTGACCGGACTCGAAGCTGCCAATCGGGTGGTAGACTTTCttggagaaggaaaatttgcTTAAATAATTCCAGTCAAGGGAGATGAACCTCTTATCTAAGCACTCAGTAACCCTTAACAGAAACTTCGAGTTTAGCTCTCAATTTCCAATGCCTGATCATTTCCTTGCATCTCAATATGCTTTTATATAACTTATATTAATCTAAACTCTCTCGTAATTCTGAGTTGTATTCATACTATCATGGTTATCGCACCCCAATCAGGATATGACCTCGTAAAGGGCATGGGTTGTTAGGTGCTCAGTCCATTTACGGATCATTAAAATAtgtcgttttgttttttttttaattctttgattTTGATCCAGTCAGGTTGGATTGAATTTAAAGGAATTAATCATTTCGTGAATTACTTTGTCAAATTACTAAATTTGAttaggttaatattaaaattaattcaaattaaaaatacagtttTGATGTCCAGAATCCTTGATtatcaaataaagaaagagattaGAGAAAGAATTTGACTTTTGGTCATTCTCGTACGTAGAAGAAGAACTAAAACATAAATTTCGAGTTAATTAATCTTCTTAATCCCAAAACTAAAATTGTTGTTCTCGTTGCAGAGAATGTACCTTTTTGTTTCTATTCTATATAGGATAGTgctaaaaaatttatagataCCCTTCCGAAATTTTGTCGAGAAAGgagttgaaaataataaaaaaaacaatttaatttaaaaatttaagattttagatagtattttaaaatataatttatattattttaaaatatattttttttaaaaaaaaaaatttaaatttaaaatttactcaaatactaatttttatcaaggaaacaaaaataataatatccaaACTTGTTATTGGttagttattaaaattttaatattatattaaaaaattaatttaattttaaaattttaaaattttaaattaaattttaaaatataatttatattgttttctgaaaaaaaatcaatttccaaaCAATGCcttctttcccctttttttttttcatttaattgcaATCATTGATTTTCATTGGCTGGAGATGAGCCGCTATTAGACCGATCTGAGACGTCCAACCGTCATGCCGATCCTGATAACGTGAGCGTCCATTTCTGGATCAATCATATTGGATGGATGGAAGTTTCTATGAACTTGCAGTGGACCCCACCAGTGTTTTTCGCACACGTGCTCTCACGTCTACCAGTAGTCACATACCGTTATATCATATCTTTCTTTACaggtttttggttttattacaTTTTTGGCTTTGTGGATAGTGAATTCACAAATATATCACTTCCGTTTCTATAATTTCAATTTGTGCCCATTTGGTTACTGTTGGTTTTTCTTCGCATTTTTGGGGAAAAAACCCCAAaacttatctttttttaaaaaaagaagttcacttttctagttttttctatttttgggaaATATTAATACAATCCCTAACccaactttttggtttaaaatccTAACTTAATAACATGAATAATGTGAAATGGTCCACTGAGTAGTTATTTTaagcttgttttattttaaataaattattttttcttttatttgattagGTAATTTActctaaaaacatattttattccTCCATCCCCTGGGATGATTAAGCGGCTAACTAAAACCTAATATATAAACTTACACTCTGTttggaaatgaaaagcaaatgacgttctttaaaattttaaatatttttttattaaaaattaatttttttatatgttttagattattttgatgacctgatcttaaaaataattttttaaaaatttaaaaaaatattattttaatatattttagcataaaattttttaaaaaataactatacttctaaaaactctttgcagcaggaagtaaaaaaataaatccttttATCAGTGAATACAAAATCACTATCAAAttactctgtttttttaattaattattatcaagtaAGCTTCGGTTGAAGTtactcaattatattttttttatttcatgttatttacaatcattaataaaatagtttatttagttaaatatatttattagaacCACTTCAATtaggctaatttttttttaatatcacttaaatcagtaattaaaactaacagtatgtttaattttttttttctatatttctcTCCCAAACTGTTATACACTTAACATTAACATTCTCATAGAGTCCATGACAATGGAGAATACAAAATCCAAATCATCTCTAGAATTAATATCTGGTTAATTGAGACAAtaggaaagaataaaaaatatttactgctgGTTTCCCCAATCCTTTACAAATATCACGTGACGCACGCTGTATGAGGTCCCATCCCATCACAGTGTAAAACCGGACTGTTATCATTATTTCCATTaaatactaataaataaataaccctCTCTCAATAATTTCTTACAaaacaaagtgttttttattttattttttattttttaatttctagagCATCAGATCTCAGTTTATTCCTTTTCTCTTGACCCCtccccctcctctctctctccctgtcTATCTATCTCTCGCTGGGTACCGGAGGCAGATCACAAAAAAGGTACGCCTCTTTTTCAGATCCAAAATTCTCATTTCTCTACTCCTTCCACTATCAGCCAATCAAATTCTTGTTGAATTGAAACTTTCATTTCTCACTGGATTTTGAGATTGATGCGCTTATTTTGTTAGTTACTTCCTTAGTTTCGTTGAATTTTGATACTAAGTTGTATGATTGACGAAGCTTTTTTTGGCTACTATTTGCTAAggaagtttttttagttttgaatagGTATTATAATTATTGATCCGTTCCTGCTGTGCTCTTAAATTTTGAagttcttcaatatttttttgtttatttttaattaactagtaTTTATAAGCTGATTAATGTAAatgataattctttttttcGAGATTAATTTATGGTGGAATCAAtttgtttgacttttttttaaaaaaatgaaggttGATAATGGGTGTGGAGACAAACAATCTCGATATGGAGGAGGGAACGCTCGAGATCGGCATGGGTGAGTTTTGCTGCAGTATAGTAATTAATTGCGAATTTGATATGGAGACATCATGTGAATGCATAATGGAACGAAACAGAAATTGATAATTAATCGGTGAACTATACCCGAATGGAATGGATTAACACTGTTTGGGATGGCAAGAAATCAGTTAGTGAGATACTTGTTCTTTAATTTAAGTTTGTTGAGTGTTTTACGAGTGGTGATCGAGGTTGTAGAGAGTAGTTATTGcgatttaaatttttgtttcatgtATTACAGAGTATAGAACTGTTTCTGGAGTTGCTGGACCTCTTGTCATACTTGAAAAAGTGAAGGTAATACTCCTCTTTTCTTGAATGATTACGCTTGggataatttatttgatttgttaaccGCTATGGTGATGCTTCAGTTTTTATTGATTGGTGCGTTGTTTA includes:
- the LOC133679072 gene encoding protein CHAPERONE-LIKE PROTEIN OF POR1, chloroplastic-like, which encodes MAATLSVRSNRLSPSGSPFSRPPVHNPSSLNQIKSSLKKDPYFWRGVIVQHRRNLVRAGSRADDSSAPFEMSVESALKLLGVPDGASFDEILRAKKLIVATCKDDQEAIAQVETAYDMLLMRSLTQRRAGKVASSNIRYADVKPVNGPGMGSMPQWLQTTIKKTPVSVEMPSTGELSLQAGVYGALMVLTYVNGTSTPSVAPYAGADVPGLLLATSFGASLYFMTKKNVKLGKATVITIGGLAAGAVVGSAVENLLQVDVVPLLGLHSPAAVVSEFILFSQFLVSLYLR